CCTTCGGAGGGATGACATGAGAGATGTTAGCAAAATATTTCCCAGAGGACCAAAACCTGTAGAGAAAAAGATCACGGTATTGACCTGCTATGATTTTATGTTCGCAAGGATTTTAGAAGAATCCGGTGTGGATTGTATTCTCGTCGGGGACACTCTAGGTGTTGTTTACCAAGGCCAACCTACCACCTTGCCGGTGACCTTGGACGAGATGATCTATCATGCAAAGGCAGTTAGAAGAGGAGCCCCGAATACATTCATAGTCGTTGACCTTCCATTTCTAAGTTATCAGGTTTCTTTGGAAGAAGGGATCCGCTCCGCCGGAAAGGTAATGAAAGAGAGCGGATGTGATGCGGTAAAATTCGAAGGCGGCGGTCCTGAGATTTTGGAACTTATCTATAAACTGGAAAGAATAGGGATCCCTGTTATGGGACATATAGGCCTTACTCCTCAATCCGTGAACGTTTTCGGAGGACATAAAATCCAAGGAAAAGCTGAACAAGATAAGGCCAGATTGATAAGCGAAGCAAAAGGGATCTCCGATGCTGGAGCCTTCTCCATTGTTTTCGAGCTAATACCTTCTGCTCTTGCTAAAGAAATTTCCGAATCCGTCCCAATTCCTACGATAGGGATAGGGGCAGGAGCAGCGACCGATGGACAGGTGCTGGTAATTTACGATTTTCTTGGATTGAATAAGAGCTTTAAGCCTAAGTTCTTAAAAACTTTCCTGAATGGATACGACGATGTCTCTGGCGCAGTCAAAAATTATATTCAGGAAGTGAGAAATGGAAGTTTTCCCGGGCCGGAACATTCTCATTAATTTCTTTTCTCTGCGGATTTCTTGACGTTCCGTGTGTGAAGTAAAGGCTGGAGAGAGAATCAATCCCGATTGCAAAATCGAACAAAGATAGGACGGAAGATACGTGGACATAGTCGAACTGGAGAAGGGATATCCGGAAACCGAAGCAAAAATAAAGGCTTTGGCATCCGAATGTGGGAACGCCACCGAGATTATTCGCGGAGCGGTTGTATCCGATACCATTCATTTTATCGGGGATACCCGTAAGATCTCCGACAAGGAAGGTTACGTAAAAGAACTTCCTGGTGTGACTAGAATTTGGAACGTATCATTGCCTTATAAAAATATCGCTCGTACTGCTGCCGGTAAAAACGGGGAAGTAGTCCATCGTGAAAACCGAATTGTAGAAGTTCATGGAAAAGACGGACTCGTTCGTAAGTTCGGAACAGGAAAACATATCTTCCTAGTTGGCCCTGACTCTCCTCAGACTTATGAGCAGACTGTCACTATCGCAAAACAAGCGGTGGAGATCGGTAAAAAATTCGGGATCTTAGATCGTATCATCTTTAGAGGTGGAGCATTTAAACCTAGAACTCGTCCAACTGATTGGAGAGGAATGGGTTGGGACGGTATCAAATTACTTGACCAAGTAAAAGAAGAAACCGGACTTCCTTACGTAACCGAAGTTATGGACCATACCATGGCGGAAGAAGTTTCCAAACATGCGGACATGATCCAGATCGGAACAAGAAACGCTCAAGACTTCGAACTTTTAGAAGCGGTAGGTCGCACAGGCAAACCTGTGATCTTAAAAAGAGGTTTCGGTAACGAAGCTATCGAATGGTTTTCTGCTGCTGAATATATTGCTAATCAAGGAAATTTGAATATAGTTCTTTGTGAAAGAGGAGT
This window of the Leptospira andrefontaineae genome carries:
- the panB gene encoding 3-methyl-2-oxobutanoate hydroxymethyltransferase, with product MRDVSKIFPRGPKPVEKKITVLTCYDFMFARILEESGVDCILVGDTLGVVYQGQPTTLPVTLDEMIYHAKAVRRGAPNTFIVVDLPFLSYQVSLEEGIRSAGKVMKESGCDAVKFEGGGPEILELIYKLERIGIPVMGHIGLTPQSVNVFGGHKIQGKAEQDKARLISEAKGISDAGAFSIVFELIPSALAKEISESVPIPTIGIGAGAATDGQVLVIYDFLGLNKSFKPKFLKTFLNGYDDVSGAVKNYIQEVRNGSFPGPEHSH
- a CDS encoding N-acetylneuraminate synthase family protein, with the translated sequence MDIVELEKGYPETEAKIKALASECGNATEIIRGAVVSDTIHFIGDTRKISDKEGYVKELPGVTRIWNVSLPYKNIARTAAGKNGEVVHRENRIVEVHGKDGLVRKFGTGKHIFLVGPDSPQTYEQTVTIAKQAVEIGKKFGILDRIIFRGGAFKPRTRPTDWRGMGWDGIKLLDQVKEETGLPYVTEVMDHTMAEEVSKHADMIQIGTRNAQDFELLEAVGRTGKPVILKRGFGNEAIEWFSAAEYIANQGNLNIVLCERGVKTLFIKEGYCRNTPDLNVITHAKNQTILPVIFDPSHVAGDDKIVVSNLLASLPFNPDGSITETLHVEEFRKEQMCDAAQALLMSLYEKTVEAILTYEEKIKPLTDKVDSYFLERKGKK